A single Anatilimnocola floriformis DNA region contains:
- a CDS encoding helix-turn-helix transcriptional regulator gives MVKTPSLPRIRRVVKLLGMMQGGQIYNVQELADLCKVTRRTIFRDLEVLREADVPLLYNEERGGYQIPGHYFLPPTQFTAEEAFALLVLCRQLGDKRMIPFYTAAQSAADKLSNNLPERLVEYVRSVSSAIRIRLDATNTLTGQERVYEQLLNAISQRCCVRIRYESLHEQRHIQTKLHPYRLLFHQHTWYVVGRSSLHREVRTFNVGRIKKILVLEDPIRMPRNFRIENYLKNAWRLIPEAGGDRDVRIRFSPRVAQNVAEVSWHKTQHTKWLDDGSLEFAVTVTGLQEISWWIMGYGDQAEVLEPADLREMICGRARKMLEVYQPK, from the coding sequence GTGGTTAAGACTCCGTCCCTGCCGCGAATCCGCCGAGTTGTCAAACTGCTCGGCATGATGCAGGGGGGACAGATTTATAACGTGCAGGAACTGGCAGACCTCTGCAAAGTTACCCGCCGCACCATCTTCCGCGATCTGGAAGTGCTCCGCGAAGCCGATGTCCCGCTCCTCTACAACGAAGAGCGGGGCGGCTATCAGATTCCCGGGCACTACTTTCTGCCGCCGACGCAGTTCACGGCCGAGGAAGCCTTCGCCCTGCTCGTCCTTTGTCGCCAACTGGGCGATAAGCGGATGATTCCGTTCTACACGGCCGCACAATCAGCGGCCGACAAGCTTTCGAACAACTTGCCCGAACGGCTGGTGGAATATGTCCGTAGCGTCTCGAGCGCGATTCGCATTCGCCTCGACGCCACGAACACGCTCACAGGACAAGAGCGTGTCTACGAGCAACTGTTGAATGCCATTTCACAGCGCTGCTGCGTGCGGATTCGCTACGAAAGCTTGCACGAACAGCGGCACATTCAAACCAAGCTCCATCCTTACCGGCTGCTGTTTCATCAACACACTTGGTATGTCGTGGGTCGATCATCGCTGCATCGCGAAGTGCGCACGTTCAACGTCGGCCGCATCAAAAAGATCCTGGTGCTGGAAGATCCCATCCGCATGCCGCGGAACTTCCGTATCGAGAACTATCTAAAAAACGCTTGGCGACTCATTCCCGAGGCCGGCGGCGATCGCGACGTGCGGATTCGCTTCTCGCCCAGGGTTGCGCAGAATGTCGCCGAAGTCAGCTGGCACAAAACGCAGCACACCAAATGGCTCGACGACGGCTCGCTCGAGTTTGCCGTAACAGTCACCGGCTTGCAGGAAATCAGCTGGTGGATCATGGGCTACGGCGATCAGGCCGAAGTGCTGGAACCGGCTGACCTGCGCGAGATGATTTGCGGACGAGCGCGGAAGATGCTCGAAGTGTACCAGCCGAAATAG
- a CDS encoding calcium-binding protein encodes MASNIDAFVSSGVLTIDGSNRNDSIVVRLVKSGNSYQYQVSGVSTRFSEASVTSIVVNGYEGNDRIDLGSGRPNQPGKFITVPTTINAGEGNDTVITSNGTNTVDLGDGNDTFTGGDGDDIVLGGEGNDIIRGNKGNDNLSGEGGNDQLIGGDGNDVLVGGDGNDLCDGGNGDDNMLGGDGDDKLDGRDGDDTIAGGAGNDIITGSAGEDTLSGDDGDDNLHGGIGNDELHGGDGNDILNGYDGNDAVYGDGGNDTIYGGNGNDQLDGGAGNDTIQGANGNDVIYGGIGNDKLDGGAGDDRLEGGDGNDTLLGGAGADILYGGAGQDSLDGSAGNDELHGGDGNDTLLGGAGNDRMFGDDGNDVFDAGSGNDVLDGGIGNDRVKNRKSRDTYTDIDTTNF; translated from the coding sequence ATGGCGTCGAACATCGATGCCTTTGTCAGCTCGGGTGTGCTGACCATCGACGGCTCGAATCGCAACGACAGCATTGTCGTCCGCCTGGTGAAGTCCGGTAACAGCTACCAATATCAGGTCAGCGGCGTTTCGACTCGCTTCTCCGAAGCCAGTGTGACCTCGATCGTGGTCAACGGATACGAAGGGAACGACAGGATCGATCTTGGCTCGGGCCGGCCGAATCAGCCTGGCAAATTCATTACGGTTCCCACCACGATCAATGCGGGCGAGGGAAACGACACCGTCATTACGAGCAACGGTACGAACACAGTTGACCTGGGTGACGGCAACGACACCTTCACCGGTGGCGATGGCGACGACATTGTTCTCGGCGGCGAGGGGAACGACATCATCCGCGGCAACAAAGGGAACGATAATCTCTCGGGCGAAGGGGGCAACGATCAACTGATCGGCGGCGACGGCAATGACGTCCTCGTCGGCGGCGATGGCAACGACCTGTGCGATGGCGGTAACGGCGACGACAACATGCTCGGCGGCGATGGCGACGACAAGCTCGACGGCCGCGACGGCGACGACACGATTGCCGGTGGCGCTGGCAACGATATCATCACGGGTAGCGCCGGCGAAGACACACTCAGCGGTGACGACGGCGACGACAATTTGCACGGCGGCATCGGCAACGACGAATTGCATGGCGGCGACGGCAACGACATCTTGAATGGCTACGACGGCAATGACGCGGTCTATGGTGACGGCGGCAACGACACCATCTATGGCGGCAACGGCAACGATCAACTCGATGGCGGCGCCGGCAATGACACCATCCAAGGTGCTAACGGCAACGACGTGATCTACGGCGGCATCGGCAATGACAAGCTCGATGGCGGCGCCGGCGACGATCGCCTTGAAGGTGGCGACGGCAACGATACATTGCTCGGCGGCGCTGGGGCTGACATTCTCTACGGCGGTGCCGGCCAGGATTCACTCGACGGCAGCGCTGGAAATGATGAGTTGCACGGTGGCGACGGCAATGACACACTGCTCGGCGGCGCTGGCAACGATCGCATGTTCGGCGACGATGGCAACGACGTCTTCGATGCCGGTTCCGGCAACGACGTGCTCGACGGCGGCATCGGCAACGACCGCGTAAAGAATCGCAAGTCGCGAGACACTTATACGGACATCGATACGACGAATTTCTAA
- a CDS encoding cytochrome-c peroxidase: MRIHCCWIVAVLFAVIGAPISFAQKPPAPTLPKGLAALVYPEDNPHLEEKVELGKQLYFDKRLSKDNTISCASCHDPDKGWSNGEAFATGVRGQMGGRSAPSIVNSAYSALQFWDGRAAQLEGQALGPIQNPIEMDMPLEEVIAKLNKIEGYKKQFQALYKTDVTADGIAKAISAFERTILSGDAPYDRFKAGDTKAMSEQAQRGMKVFFNKANCSACHTGHSFSDFAFHNIGVGMDKEKPDLGRFVITKIEGDKGSFKTPTLREVARSAPYMHDGRFKTLAEVVDYYDKGGHPNPQLDEELFPLKLTKEDQADLVKFLTEGLSSETYPHVKPPKLPE, translated from the coding sequence GTGCGTATTCATTGCTGTTGGATCGTTGCTGTTTTATTTGCCGTTATCGGCGCACCGATTTCCTTCGCTCAAAAACCACCGGCTCCGACGCTGCCGAAAGGTCTCGCCGCGTTGGTTTACCCGGAAGACAATCCGCACCTCGAAGAAAAAGTCGAGCTCGGCAAGCAACTGTACTTCGACAAGCGACTGTCGAAGGACAACACGATCAGCTGTGCTTCCTGTCATGACCCGGACAAAGGCTGGTCGAATGGCGAAGCCTTTGCCACCGGTGTCCGCGGTCAAATGGGTGGCCGCAGCGCGCCGAGTATCGTGAACTCGGCTTATTCAGCGTTGCAATTTTGGGATGGTCGCGCTGCTCAACTAGAGGGGCAAGCGCTCGGGCCGATTCAGAATCCGATCGAAATGGACATGCCGCTGGAAGAAGTGATTGCCAAGCTCAATAAGATCGAAGGCTACAAGAAGCAATTCCAAGCTCTCTACAAAACCGACGTCACGGCCGACGGCATTGCCAAGGCGATCTCGGCATTTGAGCGGACAATTCTCTCAGGCGATGCTCCCTACGACCGCTTCAAAGCGGGCGATACGAAAGCCATGTCGGAACAAGCCCAGCGTGGCATGAAGGTCTTCTTCAACAAAGCCAATTGCAGCGCCTGCCACACTGGACACAGCTTCAGCGACTTCGCCTTTCACAACATCGGCGTCGGTATGGATAAAGAGAAGCCGGACCTCGGCCGCTTCGTGATCACCAAGATCGAAGGGGACAAAGGCTCGTTCAAAACGCCGACGCTCCGCGAAGTGGCGCGCAGCGCCCCTTATATGCACGACGGCCGATTCAAAACGCTGGCCGAAGTCGTCGACTACTACGACAAGGGAGGCCATCCCAATCCGCAGCTTGACGAAGAACTCTTTCCCCTCAAGCTGACCAAGGAAGATCAGGCCGACCTGGTGAAGTTTCTCACCGAAGGTTTGAGCAGCGAGACGTACCCGCACGTCAAGCCGCCGAAGTTGCCAGAATAG
- a CDS encoding uracil-DNA glycosylase — translation MKSVSASQQSSWNQLQQQIVDCEKCARLREYCQDIARTKRKSYLEWSYWGKPVPNFGTAPAKLLIVGLAPAAHGANRTGRMFTGDRSGEWLYRALHRAGFANQSHSEDVNDGLRLIDCTITAMCHCAPPDNSPLPTEIAACQPWLQRTFELTQPRAVVALGGLAWRAVLDHLRATEEFTPKKLPTFAHAAEVKVGPQRWLVGSYHPSQQNTFTGRLTEEMLDAVFSRAKAILNS, via the coding sequence ATGAAGAGCGTTTCCGCTTCCCAGCAAAGCTCCTGGAATCAACTCCAGCAGCAGATTGTCGATTGTGAAAAGTGTGCTCGGCTGCGCGAGTATTGTCAGGACATCGCCAGAACGAAGCGGAAGTCTTACTTAGAGTGGAGTTATTGGGGCAAGCCGGTGCCTAACTTTGGCACCGCGCCGGCGAAGCTGCTAATTGTAGGTCTCGCGCCAGCGGCGCACGGAGCTAATCGAACCGGGCGGATGTTCACCGGAGATCGGAGCGGCGAGTGGTTATATCGAGCGCTGCATCGGGCGGGATTCGCCAATCAGTCGCACTCGGAAGACGTCAACGACGGTCTCCGACTGATTGATTGCACCATCACCGCGATGTGCCATTGTGCTCCGCCCGACAATTCACCGTTGCCGACAGAGATTGCCGCCTGTCAGCCGTGGCTACAGCGAACCTTTGAGTTGACGCAACCGCGTGCCGTCGTCGCACTCGGGGGTTTGGCCTGGCGGGCGGTGCTTGATCACTTGCGAGCCACCGAGGAGTTCACGCCGAAGAAATTACCGACGTTTGCTCACGCGGCGGAAGTGAAAGTCGGGCCCCAACGCTGGCTCGTCGGCAGTTATCATCCCAGCCAGCAAAACACTTTTACGGGGCGACTGACCGAAGAGATGCTCGACGCGGTGTTTTCACGAGCAAAGGCGATTTTGAATTCATGA
- a CDS encoding YggS family pyridoxal phosphate-dependent enzyme has protein sequence MSSFQPNPQLAENIARVRAEIAEATVRSRRSADSVRLVAATKYVDAATTRQVAAIGALDLGESRPQEIWAKAPELTDLKIRWHLIGHLQRNKVRRTLPLVALVHSVDSLRLIEELQSEAARIERVQPILLEINISGDATKTGFSAAEIEQAIAATAACQNLQVQGLMSMAGLDTDAATAQKQFAAVRELRDRLLVNSPDNVSLAELSMGMSGDFREAIAEGATMVRIGSSLFEGLL, from the coding sequence ATGAGTTCCTTTCAACCCAATCCACAACTCGCCGAAAACATCGCCCGTGTGCGCGCGGAGATCGCCGAGGCTACCGTGCGCTCGCGGCGTTCTGCTGATTCGGTTCGTCTGGTGGCCGCGACCAAGTACGTCGATGCTGCGACCACGCGCCAGGTGGCCGCGATCGGCGCGCTCGATCTGGGCGAGAGCAGGCCGCAAGAGATCTGGGCGAAAGCGCCGGAACTGACCGACCTGAAGATTCGCTGGCATTTGATTGGTCATTTGCAGCGCAACAAAGTTCGCCGCACGCTGCCTCTGGTCGCGTTAGTTCATTCCGTCGACAGTCTGCGGCTGATTGAGGAACTGCAGAGCGAAGCGGCGCGCATCGAACGAGTGCAGCCGATTCTGCTGGAAATAAACATCTCTGGCGATGCGACCAAGACCGGTTTCTCTGCGGCGGAAATTGAGCAAGCCATCGCAGCGACCGCCGCTTGTCAAAACCTGCAAGTGCAGGGGCTGATGAGCATGGCCGGTCTAGATACGGATGCCGCGACGGCTCAGAAACAGTTTGCCGCCGTGCGTGAACTGCGAGATCGATTGCTGGTGAACTCACCAGACAATGTTTCGCTCGCGGAACTCAGCATGGGAATGAGCGGCGACTTTCGCGAAGCGATCGCCGAGGGAGCGACGATGGTGCGGATTGGCTCAAGCCTGTTCGAAGGGCTCCTGTAA
- a CDS encoding fused MFS/spermidine synthase: MKPLVGRVLAIAIFFASGAAGMVYEISWSRQFGNVFGHTVSTGAMVLSSFLGGMAVGYWLAGKYRGRWSALSAYGLLEIVAAGWVCLVPTLLQFGARTVLGSLEIGPFGLYHVARALFCFVILLPATASLGGTWPLMAAFLTQRKERSSAWLSFGYATNTAGAMLGTVLATTFLLVTVGVTNSSYFAAAVSAGCGLLAIGLSGIADQRAVNTSSNEAGLRSTEVLLPWRWWLLAVVSGFSILALEVLYLRLFSLVFHNSTYTFGLVVTVFLFALATGSTITGFIGERLRPPQLIAWCCGIGGLGIALSIAIFTRWTQFHYFSEGDNFVAYIFSALGFVSCVVLLPVTALGMILPTTWRALEPQSLNEGQIAGLTAVSTIAGAVGSLAASFLLSVVGLWGSFALLVIMYLLIAVGMLAVRRAIWELALLGLVGFVAIEFNYSTMHETTTLEAGDKLLQRWESAYGWIDAIELSDGSRCTRQNLHYGFGNSRNSVQRDYRQGHLPLLLHGKAKDALFLGLGTGQTAAAALKHDELQSIVVVELIPEAIEAARYLKETNRGLVDDSRVEIQANDARRFLRGSGRQFDVIVSDLFVPWESHTGYLYTVEHYRAGRASLRPGGLFVQWLPMYQMGPGDFELIANSFAKVFPHTTLWWVRASANWPVLGLVGSETPIEFAETAAAKGFVEHHPHSGQQDDWLADGNSILSYYIGDWREGTELNTDEHPRVEFSAPIAHVDNRKLRGERMRSYFEDVFAKLPQNGVETGGVEGSALNRAWRLAQQRRLLGIP; the protein is encoded by the coding sequence ATGAAGCCTCTTGTCGGCCGTGTGCTCGCCATCGCCATTTTCTTTGCCTCCGGCGCCGCCGGCATGGTGTATGAAATCAGTTGGTCGCGACAGTTCGGCAATGTCTTTGGCCATACGGTTTCGACCGGCGCGATGGTGCTGTCGAGTTTTCTCGGCGGCATGGCTGTTGGTTATTGGCTGGCTGGAAAGTACCGCGGGCGTTGGTCCGCGCTCTCTGCGTATGGTTTGCTAGAGATCGTTGCTGCGGGTTGGGTTTGCCTCGTGCCAACGCTGTTGCAGTTCGGCGCGCGTACGGTGTTGGGATCTCTTGAGATCGGGCCGTTCGGTTTGTATCACGTGGCCCGCGCGCTCTTTTGCTTTGTGATTCTCTTGCCGGCCACGGCGTCGCTCGGCGGCACTTGGCCGTTGATGGCAGCGTTTCTCACGCAGCGTAAAGAGCGTTCGTCGGCATGGCTGAGCTTTGGTTACGCGACGAACACCGCCGGCGCGATGCTCGGCACGGTGCTGGCGACGACGTTTTTGTTGGTTACGGTTGGAGTTACGAACTCAAGTTACTTCGCCGCGGCCGTTTCGGCCGGATGTGGGTTGCTCGCGATCGGGCTCAGTGGAATCGCTGATCAGCGTGCGGTGAATACCTCCTCAAACGAAGCAGGACTTCGTTCTACGGAAGTCTTGTTGCCGTGGCGGTGGTGGTTGCTGGCGGTTGTTTCGGGGTTTTCGATTCTGGCGTTAGAAGTCTTGTACCTGCGGCTTTTCTCGCTGGTATTTCACAACAGCACGTACACCTTTGGTCTGGTCGTGACCGTGTTTTTGTTTGCCCTCGCGACGGGTTCAACGATCACCGGTTTTATCGGCGAGCGGTTGCGACCGCCACAGTTGATTGCGTGGTGCTGCGGCATCGGCGGACTGGGGATTGCTCTATCCATCGCGATCTTCACGCGCTGGACGCAGTTTCATTACTTCAGCGAGGGGGACAACTTCGTCGCCTATATCTTTTCGGCCCTCGGCTTTGTGAGTTGCGTGGTGCTACTGCCCGTCACCGCGCTCGGCATGATCCTGCCGACCACGTGGCGGGCACTCGAGCCGCAATCCTTGAATGAAGGTCAGATTGCTGGCCTCACTGCGGTCAGCACGATAGCCGGTGCGGTCGGTTCTCTGGCCGCAAGTTTCTTGCTGTCGGTTGTCGGCTTGTGGGGAAGCTTCGCGCTGCTGGTGATCATGTACTTGCTCATCGCCGTCGGTATGTTGGCCGTGCGGAGAGCGATTTGGGAATTAGCACTGCTTGGGTTGGTTGGTTTTGTGGCGATCGAGTTCAACTACTCGACGATGCACGAGACGACGACGCTGGAAGCGGGCGATAAGCTGTTGCAACGCTGGGAAAGTGCGTACGGCTGGATCGATGCGATTGAACTGAGCGATGGCTCGCGCTGCACGCGGCAGAATCTGCATTATGGTTTTGGCAACAGTCGCAACAGCGTGCAGCGTGACTATCGGCAGGGTCACTTGCCGTTGCTTCTGCATGGGAAAGCAAAGGATGCGTTGTTTCTCGGACTAGGAACGGGGCAAACTGCCGCGGCGGCGCTGAAGCATGACGAGCTTCAGAGCATCGTGGTGGTGGAGCTAATTCCAGAAGCGATCGAGGCCGCGCGCTATCTAAAAGAGACGAACCGCGGCTTGGTCGATGATTCTCGCGTGGAGATTCAGGCCAACGACGCCCGACGGTTTCTGCGCGGCAGCGGCCGGCAGTTCGATGTGATTGTGTCCGATCTGTTCGTGCCGTGGGAAAGTCACACCGGCTACTTGTACACGGTGGAGCACTATCGCGCGGGCCGTGCCTCGCTGCGCCCTGGCGGCCTGTTTGTGCAGTGGCTGCCGATGTATCAGATGGGGCCGGGCGATTTCGAACTCATCGCCAATAGTTTTGCGAAGGTCTTTCCACACACGACGCTCTGGTGGGTCCGCGCGTCAGCCAATTGGCCGGTGCTTGGGCTCGTTGGTTCCGAAACGCCGATTGAGTTTGCCGAAACCGCCGCCGCAAAGGGCTTTGTCGAGCATCATCCGCACTCCGGCCAGCAGGACGATTGGCTGGCCGATGGCAACTCAATTTTGTCGTACTACATCGGCGATTGGAGAGAGGGGACGGAACTCAACACGGATGAACATCCGCGAGTAGAATTCTCGGCGCCGATCGCGCATGTCGACAACCGCAAACTCCGCGGCGAGCGAATGCGGAGTTACTTCGAAGATGTTTTCGCCAAGCTGCCGCAAAACGGAGTCGAGACCGGCGGCGTCGAAGGATCAGCACTCAATCGTGCCTGGCGGCTCGCCCAGCAGCGCAGGCTGCTGGGGATTCCGTGA
- a CDS encoding c-type cytochrome has product MRSVCLFLALLFAWPISAAVAADAVPEWIWTSATQGDGEIIFLRRAIELKDTPQSAVFTGSCDNVFTLFVNAKHCVEHNNWEQPVREDVTKHLVKGSNLIALRCRNEGGPGGMVGELVVKYADGSVQKIPTDKTWLGSNEGKDGWQQPKFDDKAWKPAHVIGKLGIAPWSDVAWGGARPAGQLATATSAITTLPGFEVEMVYSVPKGDQGSWVSMTVDQKGRLITSDQGGSLYRVTPGKTTEETKVEKLSVPIGQAQGLLCVQDKLYVVVNGNAAKGPGLYRVTDADKNDEWDTVELMMKLNGGGEHGPHAVRLGPDGKLYVVAGNFTAIPDGSGKNSPHRNWAEDLLLPRNPDGGGHDPNIMAPGGWVARCDIDGSNWQLLCAGLRNSYDIAFNQDGELFTFDSDMEWDTGTPWYRPTRVNHIVSGGEYGWRNGTGKWPEYSPDSLGAVVNIGLGSPTGVEMGTGAKFPAKYQRALFINDWTYGRIYAVHMTPTGGSYTGTFEPFITGKPLPVTDICVHPDGCIYFSIGGRGTQSGVYRVKYTGEESTAPVGPEKNDKAAAAREVRRKLEAFQVKQDPAAIEFAWPHLNSADRSLRYAARVAIETQPVASWQDKALAETKINAVIQLMVALARTNDKALQAKIVDKLNSLPLERLPEEQLVGVARAYGLAFIRDGKPDDVTAAKVIARLEGLYPNQNEFVNRELCALLVYLRWPGIAEPSMKILAAGQTQEEQLYYALALRNVADLLNPDQQRVYFGWLNLAENSYRGGASFKKFIIRIREDAVKLITPEARVALQEVIENKTKVEAVKLETTRQFLHNWQMEDLNDLLSKVETGRSFEKGKAAYIAAQCYKCHRFAGEGGDTGPDITGVGNRFTAQYILEAIVVPSKVISDQYQNSLVLTQQGEVFAGRILDENDEKITIRTDPFAKELVTVLKKDIEERQKSPVSEMPQGLINTLTKDEILDMVAYLRAAGKADDKAFKK; this is encoded by the coding sequence ATGCGTTCCGTTTGCCTCTTCCTAGCTTTGCTTTTCGCGTGGCCGATTTCCGCCGCAGTCGCCGCCGATGCGGTGCCCGAGTGGATCTGGACTTCCGCCACCCAAGGCGATGGCGAGATCATCTTTCTCCGCCGGGCCATCGAACTCAAAGACACACCGCAGTCGGCCGTGTTCACAGGTTCGTGTGACAATGTCTTCACTTTGTTTGTCAACGCCAAGCACTGCGTCGAGCACAATAACTGGGAACAGCCCGTTCGCGAGGACGTCACCAAGCACTTGGTGAAGGGGAGCAACTTAATCGCCCTCCGCTGCCGCAACGAAGGTGGTCCCGGCGGCATGGTGGGCGAACTCGTCGTGAAATACGCCGACGGCAGCGTGCAAAAAATTCCGACCGATAAAACCTGGCTCGGCAGCAACGAAGGAAAAGACGGCTGGCAGCAGCCGAAGTTTGACGACAAAGCCTGGAAACCAGCCCACGTCATCGGCAAGCTCGGCATCGCACCGTGGAGCGACGTCGCCTGGGGCGGCGCTCGGCCTGCTGGTCAACTCGCCACGGCTACGAGCGCGATTACGACGCTGCCGGGCTTTGAAGTCGAAATGGTCTACTCGGTGCCGAAGGGAGATCAAGGGAGTTGGGTCTCGATGACCGTCGATCAAAAAGGTCGGCTGATTACGTCGGATCAAGGTGGTTCGCTCTACCGCGTCACGCCGGGCAAGACGACGGAAGAAACCAAGGTCGAAAAGCTGAGCGTGCCGATTGGCCAGGCCCAAGGGCTGCTTTGCGTGCAGGATAAGTTGTATGTCGTGGTGAACGGCAACGCGGCAAAGGGTCCCGGCCTGTATCGCGTGACGGATGCCGACAAAAATGATGAGTGGGATACGGTCGAACTGATGATGAAACTCAACGGCGGCGGCGAGCACGGTCCGCACGCCGTGCGACTTGGCCCCGACGGCAAGCTCTACGTTGTCGCTGGCAACTTCACTGCCATTCCCGATGGGAGCGGCAAGAACTCGCCCCATCGCAATTGGGCCGAAGACTTGCTCCTGCCGCGGAATCCCGATGGTGGCGGCCACGATCCAAACATCATGGCGCCGGGCGGTTGGGTCGCGCGCTGCGACATCGACGGCAGCAATTGGCAGTTACTATGCGCCGGGCTCCGTAATTCATACGACATCGCCTTCAATCAAGACGGCGAGCTCTTCACCTTCGACAGCGATATGGAATGGGACACTGGCACCCCGTGGTACCGGCCGACGCGCGTCAATCACATTGTGAGTGGCGGCGAATATGGCTGGCGAAACGGCACGGGCAAATGGCCCGAATACTCGCCCGACAGCCTCGGCGCCGTCGTCAACATCGGCCTCGGTTCGCCGACCGGCGTGGAGATGGGAACTGGAGCAAAGTTTCCCGCCAAGTATCAGCGGGCGCTGTTCATCAACGACTGGACCTACGGCCGCATTTATGCGGTGCACATGACGCCGACCGGCGGTTCTTATACCGGCACCTTCGAGCCCTTCATCACCGGCAAGCCATTGCCGGTGACCGACATTTGCGTTCATCCCGACGGCTGCATTTACTTTTCGATCGGCGGCCGCGGCACGCAATCGGGTGTTTATCGAGTGAAGTACACCGGCGAAGAATCGACCGCACCGGTCGGTCCCGAAAAGAATGATAAGGCGGCCGCCGCTCGCGAAGTGCGCCGCAAGCTCGAAGCGTTCCAAGTCAAGCAAGATCCCGCCGCGATCGAATTCGCCTGGCCGCACTTGAACTCTGCCGATCGTTCGCTGCGTTACGCCGCTCGTGTGGCGATCGAAACGCAACCGGTGGCCAGCTGGCAGGACAAAGCTCTTGCCGAAACCAAAATCAACGCCGTCATTCAACTGATGGTGGCGCTGGCTCGCACCAATGACAAAGCGCTCCAAGCCAAGATCGTCGACAAGCTCAACAGTTTGCCGCTGGAGCGGTTGCCGGAAGAACAACTCGTCGGCGTGGCGCGGGCTTACGGCCTGGCCTTCATTCGCGATGGGAAACCCGACGACGTGACGGCCGCCAAGGTGATCGCCCGCCTCGAGGGGCTCTATCCCAACCAAAACGAGTTCGTCAATCGCGAGCTTTGCGCCTTGCTCGTCTATCTCCGCTGGCCCGGCATCGCCGAGCCCTCAATGAAAATCCTCGCCGCGGGTCAAACACAGGAAGAGCAACTCTACTATGCTCTCGCGCTCCGCAATGTCGCTGATCTTCTGAATCCTGATCAACAGCGGGTCTACTTCGGCTGGCTGAATTTGGCTGAGAACAGCTACCGCGGCGGCGCGAGCTTCAAGAAGTTCATCATCCGCATTCGCGAAGATGCCGTGAAACTGATCACGCCGGAAGCGCGCGTCGCCCTGCAAGAGGTGATCGAGAATAAGACCAAAGTCGAAGCCGTGAAACTCGAAACCACTCGCCAGTTCCTGCACAACTGGCAGATGGAAGACCTGAACGACCTGTTGAGCAAAGTTGAAACCGGCCGTAGCTTCGAGAAGGGGAAAGCTGCCTACATCGCTGCCCAGTGCTACAAGTGCCACCGCTTTGCCGGCGAAGGCGGCGACACCGGCCCCGATATCACCGGCGTCGGCAACCGCTTCACTGCCCAGTACATTCTCGAAGCCATTGTCGTACCCAGCAAAGTGATCTCCGATCAGTATCAGAACTCGCTGGTCCTCACTCAGCAGGGCGAAGTTTTCGCCGGTCGGATCCTCGACGAGAACGACGAGAAGATCACCATCCGCACCGATCCGTTCGCCAAGGAACTAGTCACCGTGCTGAAGAAGGACATCGAGGAACGGCAGAAGTCGCCGGTTTCTGAAATGCCTCAGGGCTTGATAAACACGCTCACGAAGGACGAAATCCTCGATATGGTGGCGTATCTGCGAGCAGCCGGCAAAGCGGACGACAAGGCGTTTAAGAAATAA